In one Streptomyces sp. NBC_01241 genomic region, the following are encoded:
- a CDS encoding acyl-CoA dehydrogenase, giving the protein MTATIDGPSTEPSTDLLTAVLLGDNYRREHGFWQRLISTEPFRRPERRTPGERLGLTYERLRVLNDCLDSGARLAADPRALAALHEWLGPVDPALATVAGIHYNLFLGTLLDHEGDTRRDLSDFLRLRSIGTFLCTEVAHGNDVAAVETVAAYDRARDGFVLRTPHAGAQKFMPNTSTAGGPKTGLVAARLLVDGTDQGVFLFLVPLTDAVRALPGVRVRRLPARMGSPVDHCLTSFDQVFVGRDALLGGDHGRIGDDGGFSSTVGNRRHRLRMSIGRVTSGKISMSACAVGSARATLAVAVRYGGHRYISGPRGSRPVPVIAHRSHHGPLAVAMATVFAMSLLHRRALDRWERREDGSGAGPEEAERLVAVAKGWITWRARSVIVECRERCGAQALLENNGMSELLTGVEGAITAEGDNLAIHAKAAAEMLFATEPAGCATPSGGASGDLADPRFLGGLLAALEGIWFGRARERMGRAPHGDPLGRWNAAAGPALRGVEAHAHRQAAEAYADAVAGLPDGPAREQLITLQRLFALDWIARNSGDLLAAGHLTGDQVNALPAAVDQLITAVAPRLPALVDAFALPQELLADWPIAGADYIDAYDDSAAAWQRHGGPTTVQGPR; this is encoded by the coding sequence ATGACCGCAACGATCGACGGCCCCTCCACCGAACCGTCCACGGACCTCCTCACCGCTGTGCTCCTCGGCGACAACTACCGCCGCGAGCACGGCTTCTGGCAACGTCTGATCAGCACGGAACCGTTCCGCCGCCCGGAGCGCCGCACGCCTGGTGAGCGCCTGGGCCTCACGTACGAGCGGCTGCGCGTCCTCAACGACTGCCTCGACAGCGGCGCCCGGCTCGCCGCCGACCCACGCGCCCTCGCGGCCCTGCACGAATGGCTCGGGCCGGTCGATCCGGCACTCGCCACGGTGGCGGGCATCCACTACAACCTCTTTCTCGGCACCCTCCTCGACCACGAGGGCGACACCCGGCGCGATCTGTCGGACTTCCTCCGGCTGCGCAGCATCGGCACCTTTCTCTGTACGGAGGTGGCGCACGGCAACGATGTGGCGGCCGTCGAGACCGTGGCCGCCTACGACCGCGCACGCGACGGTTTCGTGCTGCGCACCCCGCACGCCGGCGCCCAGAAATTCATGCCCAACACCAGTACGGCGGGCGGCCCCAAGACGGGGCTCGTGGCCGCCCGCCTGCTCGTCGACGGGACGGATCAGGGGGTCTTCCTCTTTCTCGTGCCGCTCACCGATGCCGTACGGGCCCTGCCCGGTGTACGGGTCCGCAGGCTTCCCGCACGCATGGGGAGCCCGGTGGACCACTGCCTGACCTCCTTCGACCAGGTCTTCGTGGGGCGCGACGCGCTGCTCGGCGGGGACCACGGACGCATCGGCGACGACGGCGGGTTCAGCAGCACCGTCGGCAACCGGAGGCATCGGCTCCGCATGTCGATCGGGCGCGTCACCTCCGGGAAGATCTCGATGAGCGCGTGCGCGGTCGGCTCCGCGCGCGCGACACTCGCCGTCGCCGTCCGCTACGGCGGCCACCGGTACATCTCCGGGCCGCGCGGCTCGCGGCCGGTACCGGTGATCGCCCACCGCAGCCACCACGGCCCCCTCGCCGTGGCCATGGCGACCGTGTTCGCGATGAGCCTGCTGCACCGCCGGGCCCTGGACCGCTGGGAGCGGCGGGAGGACGGCTCGGGTGCGGGCCCGGAGGAGGCGGAGCGGCTGGTCGCCGTGGCCAAGGGGTGGATCACCTGGCGGGCCAGGTCCGTGATCGTCGAATGCCGTGAACGGTGCGGCGCCCAGGCGCTCCTGGAGAACAACGGCATGAGCGAACTCCTCACCGGAGTGGAGGGCGCCATCACCGCCGAGGGCGACAACCTGGCCATCCACGCCAAGGCGGCCGCGGAAATGCTCTTCGCCACCGAACCCGCCGGGTGCGCAACCCCTTCCGGCGGAGCGTCCGGTGATCTCGCCGACCCACGGTTCCTCGGCGGCCTCCTGGCGGCCCTGGAGGGGATCTGGTTCGGCCGGGCCAGGGAGCGGATGGGCCGCGCACCGCACGGCGATCCGCTGGGGCGGTGGAACGCCGCGGCCGGGCCCGCCCTGCGCGGCGTCGAGGCCCACGCCCACCGGCAGGCGGCCGAGGCGTACGCGGACGCGGTGGCCGGTCTGCCGGACGGGCCCGCCCGGGAGCAACTCATCACACTGCAACGACTGTTCGCGCTCGACTGGATCGCCCGGAACAGCGGCGACCTGCTGGCCGCAGGTCATCTGACAGGTGACCAGGTCAATGCGCTGCCCGCGGCCGTGGATCAGCTCATCACTGCCGTCGCCCCCCGGTTGCCCGCCCTCGTCGACGCCTTCGCGCTGCCGCAGGAACTGCTCGCCGACTGGCCCATCGCGGGGGCCGACTACATCGACGCGTACGACGACTCGGCGGCCGCCTGGCAAAGACACGGCGGCCCGACGACGGTTCAGGGACCTCGATGA
- a CDS encoding beta-ketoacyl-[acyl-carrier-protein] synthase family protein has protein sequence MGRADMDVAVTGMGLVTPAGADEHTFWAGLCAGVSVARHCDELAGLPVDFACPVDGIDLDEAVGGRAVWRMARFVKMALVAARQAVADAGLSPQRWDGGRVGVVLGVGVGGVSALVDNVRRLDGQGPEAVSPLLVPMMMPNAAAGEVAIALRAYGPSLAPATACASGATAIAVARDLLRSGQCDVVVAGGAESVLTPLVVSAFAGMGALSRRSGDPAGASRPFAADRDGFVIGEGAAALVLERTPAVYARGGRPRALLTGAGSGTDAHHPTAPAPDGAGPRRAVEAALHEAGWAGHEIDHINAHGTSTPLNDAMETELIADLFPHRPSVTAPKGVLGHTLAAGGAIEAVATVLTLEQGLVPPIANLDSLPDGFDLDCVVKEPRTQHVERALSHSFGFGGHNVALAFQRVEPDGPRRTAPGVLAVG, from the coding sequence ATGGGGCGGGCGGACATGGATGTCGCGGTGACGGGAATGGGGCTGGTGACTCCGGCGGGCGCGGACGAGCACACCTTCTGGGCGGGACTGTGCGCCGGCGTGTCCGTGGCCCGGCACTGCGACGAACTGGCGGGGCTGCCCGTCGATTTCGCCTGTCCGGTGGACGGGATCGATCTCGACGAGGCCGTCGGCGGACGCGCGGTGTGGCGGATGGCACGGTTCGTGAAGATGGCGCTGGTCGCCGCCCGGCAGGCGGTGGCGGACGCCGGGCTGTCACCGCAGCGGTGGGACGGCGGCCGGGTCGGCGTGGTGCTGGGTGTCGGTGTGGGCGGGGTGTCCGCGCTCGTCGACAATGTGCGCAGGCTGGACGGCCAGGGACCGGAAGCGGTGTCGCCGCTCCTGGTCCCGATGATGATGCCCAACGCGGCCGCCGGGGAGGTGGCCATCGCGTTGCGGGCGTACGGCCCGAGCCTGGCACCGGCCACGGCGTGCGCGTCCGGGGCGACCGCGATCGCCGTGGCCCGCGACCTGCTGAGGAGCGGCCAATGCGATGTGGTGGTGGCGGGCGGCGCGGAATCCGTCCTGACTCCGCTGGTGGTGAGCGCCTTCGCGGGCATGGGTGCGCTCTCCCGGCGGAGCGGCGATCCGGCCGGGGCATCGCGGCCGTTCGCCGCGGACCGGGACGGATTCGTGATCGGTGAGGGAGCCGCCGCGCTCGTGCTGGAGCGGACACCCGCCGTGTACGCCCGCGGCGGGCGGCCGCGCGCCCTGCTGACCGGTGCGGGCTCCGGCACCGACGCCCATCACCCCACGGCCCCCGCCCCGGACGGAGCCGGGCCGCGCAGGGCCGTGGAGGCGGCGCTGCACGAGGCGGGCTGGGCGGGCCACGAGATCGATCACATCAATGCGCACGGCACGTCGACGCCGCTGAACGACGCGATGGAGACGGAGCTCATCGCGGACCTGTTCCCGCACCGGCCGTCGGTGACGGCGCCCAAGGGCGTGCTCGGGCACACCCTCGCGGCCGGCGGGGCGATCGAGGCGGTGGCCACCGTACTGACCCTGGAGCAGGGTCTCGTCCCGCCGATCGCCAACCTGGACTCGCTGCCGGACGGGTTCGACCTCGACTGTGTGGTCAAGGAGCCCCGCACGCAGCACGTCGAGCGGGCGCTCAGCCACTCCTTCGGATTCGGCGGGCACAACGTCGCGCTCGCCTTCCAGCGCGTCGAACCGGACGGTCCGCGGCGCACGGCCCCCGGTGTCCTCGCCGTCGGCTGA
- a CDS encoding carbohydrate kinase family protein, which translates to MLDRLDLLVIGECVADIVRLPGAADQVHPGGSPANVAYGLARLGYGTTLLTQLGPDGNGRLIRDHLAAAGVEVRTDGATAPTPSAAVTLDDGGRAAYTFDITWTLAPVTPDRPPHHVHTGSLATVMAPGAATVLAAVESLRAAATVSYDPNVRPELMGDHDAAVRQVERCVAFSDVVKASDEDLEWLYPGRDAREVAERWLASGPALVLVTRGRDGALAVLPGGQVTVDALPADVVDTVGAGDAFMSGTLHALAAHGLLGAAGRERLRSLDRATVTEVLRHAAACAAVTVARAGANPPDEGELKAALARS; encoded by the coding sequence ATGCTCGACAGACTCGACCTGCTGGTCATCGGCGAATGCGTCGCCGACATCGTCCGGCTGCCGGGTGCGGCCGATCAGGTCCACCCGGGAGGCAGTCCGGCCAACGTGGCGTACGGCCTGGCCCGGCTCGGGTACGGCACCACCCTGCTCACCCAGCTCGGCCCGGACGGCAACGGACGGCTGATCAGGGACCACCTGGCCGCTGCCGGGGTCGAGGTCCGCACGGACGGTGCCACGGCGCCCACCCCGTCCGCCGCCGTGACCCTGGACGACGGCGGCCGGGCCGCGTACACCTTCGACATCACCTGGACGCTCGCCCCGGTGACCCCGGACCGGCCGCCGCACCATGTCCACACCGGATCCCTCGCGACGGTGATGGCACCCGGTGCGGCCACCGTCCTCGCCGCCGTCGAGTCGCTGCGGGCGGCCGCGACCGTCAGCTACGACCCCAATGTGCGACCCGAACTGATGGGGGACCACGACGCGGCCGTCCGCCAGGTGGAGCGCTGCGTCGCATTCAGCGACGTGGTCAAGGCCAGCGACGAGGACCTGGAATGGCTCTACCCGGGCCGGGACGCGCGGGAGGTCGCTGAGCGGTGGCTCGCCAGTGGCCCGGCCCTCGTCCTCGTCACCCGGGGACGCGACGGTGCCCTCGCCGTCCTTCCCGGCGGGCAGGTGACGGTCGACGCGCTGCCCGCCGACGTGGTCGACACGGTGGGGGCGGGCGACGCGTTCATGTCGGGCACCCTGCACGCCCTCGCCGCGCACGGACTGCTCGGCGCGGCCGGCCGTGAACGGCTGCGTTCGCTGGACCGGGCCACCGTGACCGAGGTCCTGCGCCACGCCGCGGCCTGTGCCGCCGTGACCGTCGCACGGGCCGGCGCCAACCCGCCGGACGAGGGGGAGTTGAAGGCGGCCCTCGCCCGGAGCTGA
- a CDS encoding type B 50S ribosomal protein L31 gives MQQDKHPPYRPVVFRDRSAGYAFLTRSTASSEQTIDWDDGNSYPVIDVEISAESHPFFTGKARVVDSEGQVAKFERRYGEEGRKDAS, from the coding sequence ATGCAGCAGGACAAGCACCCGCCCTACCGTCCCGTGGTCTTCCGTGACCGTTCGGCGGGCTACGCCTTTCTGACCCGGTCCACCGCGTCGAGCGAGCAGACGATCGACTGGGACGACGGCAACAGCTACCCCGTCATCGACGTGGAGATCTCCGCGGAGAGCCACCCGTTCTTCACCGGGAAGGCCCGTGTGGTCGACTCCGAAGGACAGGTGGCCAAGTTCGAGCGGCGGTACGGGGAGGAGGGGCGCAAGGACGCCTCCTGA
- a CDS encoding ABC transporter substrate-binding protein, whose amino-acid sequence MREQTVWQFSDDRGQLSTAGRRPTRVLAYVQAGATLWDHGIRPSAIFGSDHDDRTVPDPAKTGSLSLTEVRYLGAGSTLDVDTLLGGDPDLVVAVSYGGGQVYGLAPETAKHLEEHVPIVAIDVGQARTLAEIGDRFAQLARSLGAGRATTATRDLDAARERLRMLSAEPDRPRVVALSPAGDDRTHLARPRMWPELRVLAELGVDLVEPADGPGANWSTVGWAEAAVLRPAVVLADIRSNATPLHELRRNAGWAAIERAAHVLPWNPEPVCSPQAHARFLTVVADALEAAAHLR is encoded by the coding sequence GTGAGGGAGCAGACCGTGTGGCAGTTCTCCGACGATCGTGGACAGTTGTCGACCGCTGGGCGGCGCCCGACGCGGGTGCTCGCCTATGTCCAGGCCGGAGCGACCCTGTGGGACCACGGGATACGCCCGAGCGCGATATTCGGCTCCGATCATGACGATCGCACCGTGCCGGACCCGGCGAAGACCGGATCGTTGTCGTTGACCGAGGTCCGCTACCTCGGCGCGGGCAGTACCCTGGACGTGGACACCCTGCTGGGCGGTGACCCGGATCTCGTGGTGGCCGTCAGCTACGGCGGCGGGCAGGTCTACGGGCTCGCCCCGGAGACCGCCAAGCATCTGGAGGAGCACGTCCCGATCGTCGCCATCGACGTCGGCCAGGCACGCACCCTCGCGGAGATCGGCGACCGGTTCGCACAACTGGCCCGATCGCTCGGCGCCGGGCGAGCCACGACGGCGACCCGGGACCTGGACGCCGCCCGGGAGCGGCTGCGCATGCTCTCCGCCGAACCCGACCGGCCCCGGGTGGTCGCCCTCTCTCCGGCCGGGGACGACCGGACGCATCTCGCCCGCCCCCGCATGTGGCCCGAGCTGCGCGTGCTGGCCGAACTCGGCGTCGACCTCGTGGAACCGGCGGACGGGCCCGGCGCGAACTGGTCCACGGTCGGCTGGGCGGAGGCCGCGGTGCTGCGCCCCGCCGTCGTGCTCGCCGACATCCGGTCCAACGCCACCCCTCTCCACGAACTCCGGAGAAACGCGGGGTGGGCGGCGATCGAGCGCGCCGCCCACGTACTGCCCTGGAACCCGGAGCCGGTCTGCAGTCCGCAGGCCCACGCACGATTCCTGACAGTCGTGGCCGACGCGCTGGAGGCCGCCGCCCACCTGCGATGA
- a CDS encoding GNAT family N-acetyltransferase — MTQPAGPRAYHPDDRAALADICVRTADNGGDSRHLYPDPELMPSIFAAPYAYLEPDLAFVIDDGTGRAVGYILGTADTERFVTEFRKRWLPLVADRFPEPDGPPRTPSEEMTVLLHAPERMIVPELAAHPAHLHIDLLPEWQRKGYGKALMRRFLAALRAKGVEAVHLSMLTANTPARTFYDRLGFVELQVPDPGPLTYLGRTTEADL; from the coding sequence ATGACCCAGCCCGCCGGCCCACGGGCCTACCACCCCGACGACCGCGCGGCCCTCGCGGACATCTGCGTCCGGACGGCCGACAACGGCGGCGACTCCCGGCATCTGTACCCGGACCCGGAGCTGATGCCGTCGATCTTCGCCGCGCCGTACGCGTACCTCGAACCCGATCTGGCCTTCGTGATCGACGACGGTACGGGCCGGGCGGTCGGCTACATCCTGGGGACCGCCGACACGGAGCGCTTCGTGACGGAGTTCCGCAAGCGGTGGCTGCCCCTCGTGGCGGACCGCTTCCCGGAACCGGACGGCCCGCCGCGCACGCCCAGCGAGGAAATGACCGTCCTCCTGCACGCCCCGGAGCGGATGATCGTTCCCGAACTGGCTGCCCACCCCGCCCACTTGCACATCGATCTGCTGCCCGAGTGGCAGCGGAAGGGGTACGGCAAGGCGCTGATGCGCAGGTTCCTGGCCGCCCTGCGGGCCAAGGGAGTGGAGGCCGTGCACCTGTCCATGCTCACGGCCAACACCCCTGCCAGGACCTTCTACGACCGGCTCGGTTTCGTCGAGCTCCAGGTACCTGACCCGGGGCCGCTCACCTACCTGGGGCGCACCACCGAAGCGGATCTGTAG
- a CDS encoding LysR family transcriptional regulator, giving the protein MEFQQMRYVVAVAELGSFTRAAKRCLVVQSALSHQIARLEKELGARLFDRTSRQVRLTAAGEAFLPEARQALDAAERARAEVAATTGEVHGRLAVGAIPTISAVDIPAALRAFHLRYPKVHIVLRDGASKDLVQEVRDGTLDVAFLGVLPSYRPKGVSDHELATGELVAVVAPTHPLAGKAEVGLERLAKEMFVDYPDGTAARAQSEEAFAAMGLTREVAFEVSGTDFIVRLVRSGLGIAMLPAAFAAELPGVHVLPVRDAPARTERLVWSRFRPAPAAAAFLTGLGVDTG; this is encoded by the coding sequence ATGGAATTTCAGCAGATGCGGTACGTCGTCGCGGTGGCGGAACTGGGCAGCTTCACCCGCGCCGCGAAGAGGTGTCTGGTCGTCCAGTCCGCGTTGAGCCATCAGATCGCCCGGCTGGAGAAGGAGCTGGGGGCCCGGCTCTTCGACCGCACGAGCCGTCAGGTGAGGCTTACTGCGGCGGGCGAGGCGTTCCTGCCGGAGGCCAGGCAGGCGCTGGACGCGGCGGAGCGGGCCCGGGCCGAGGTCGCCGCCACGACCGGGGAGGTGCACGGCCGCCTCGCGGTCGGAGCCATCCCGACCATCTCCGCGGTCGACATCCCGGCCGCGCTGCGCGCGTTCCACCTCCGCTACCCGAAGGTGCACATCGTCCTGCGGGACGGGGCGAGCAAGGACCTGGTCCAGGAGGTACGGGACGGGACGCTCGACGTGGCGTTCCTGGGCGTGCTGCCGAGCTACCGGCCGAAGGGCGTGAGCGATCACGAGCTCGCCACGGGCGAACTGGTCGCCGTCGTAGCCCCCACCCACCCCCTGGCCGGGAAGGCGGAAGTGGGGCTGGAACGGCTGGCGAAGGAGATGTTCGTCGACTACCCCGACGGCACGGCGGCCCGGGCGCAGTCGGAGGAGGCGTTCGCTGCGATGGGGCTCACCCGCGAGGTGGCGTTCGAGGTCAGCGGCACCGACTTCATCGTCCGGCTGGTCCGCAGCGGGCTCGGCATCGCCATGCTGCCGGCCGCCTTCGCGGCGGAACTGCCCGGCGTACATGTGCTGCCCGTCCGTGACGCGCCCGCCCGCACGGAACGGCTGGTCTGGAGCCGCTTCCGCCCCGCCCCGGCCGCTGCGGCGTTCCTGACCGGGCTCGGTGTCGATACCGGCTGA
- a CDS encoding MFS transporter produces MAHSTHGTRSRAVPRTLPDPSAPGRGLVLLMALAAGLSAAGNYFAQPLLDVIEVNLHIGVTAAGLIVTAAQAGYALGLILLVPLGDVMDRRRLAVILFALTAFFLLVTAAAPTGPLLIAGTLLTALTSVGAQVVVPFAAALAAPAERGRIVGVVMSGVLLGGLFGRLASGALSELGGWRTAYWVNALLMAVMAILLHNRLPRLPRPRDAAPMPYTGLLRSTLALLRQEPLLRWRAAIGAFSMASYSVQLTALTFLLTRPPFHWNAAAIGLFGLVGVIGVVGMNIAARLSDRGRVQAVSGTAAALLTLSWLPLLAGESSLLWLAVGVISLNIAQQAGLNSGQTVIYALRPEARNRINSGFMTLFFLGGAAGAALASVVWSRAGWSGICLLGGSLAAGSLVLWVLERVRMASAARPGAGSVTR; encoded by the coding sequence ATGGCTCATTCCACCCACGGGACCCGCAGTCGCGCCGTCCCGCGCACGCTCCCCGATCCATCCGCGCCCGGTCGCGGCCTAGTCCTGCTGATGGCCCTCGCCGCCGGGCTCTCGGCCGCCGGAAACTACTTCGCGCAGCCGCTACTCGACGTCATCGAGGTGAATCTGCACATCGGTGTCACCGCGGCGGGGCTGATCGTGACCGCCGCTCAGGCCGGGTACGCGCTGGGCCTGATCCTGCTCGTTCCCCTCGGGGACGTCATGGACCGCCGGCGGCTCGCGGTGATCCTGTTCGCGCTCACCGCCTTCTTCCTCCTGGTGACGGCCGCGGCCCCCACCGGCCCACTGCTGATCGCCGGAACCCTGCTCACCGCGCTGACCTCCGTCGGAGCGCAGGTCGTGGTGCCGTTCGCGGCGGCCCTCGCGGCTCCGGCCGAACGCGGCAGGATCGTCGGGGTCGTCATGTCCGGTGTTCTGCTCGGCGGCCTGTTCGGACGACTGGCCTCCGGTGCGCTGTCCGAGCTCGGCGGCTGGCGGACGGCGTACTGGGTGAACGCGCTGCTCATGGCCGTCATGGCGATACTCCTGCACAACCGGCTCCCCCGGCTGCCCCGGCCGCGCGACGCGGCGCCGATGCCGTACACCGGACTGCTGCGCTCCACGCTGGCCCTGTTGCGACAGGAACCCCTGCTGCGGTGGCGGGCGGCCATCGGCGCGTTCTCCATGGCCTCGTACAGCGTGCAGTTGACCGCGCTGACGTTCCTGCTGACCCGGCCCCCCTTCCACTGGAACGCGGCCGCCATCGGGCTGTTCGGGCTGGTGGGCGTCATCGGTGTCGTGGGCATGAACATCGCGGCGCGGCTGAGCGACCGCGGCCGGGTGCAGGCGGTGTCGGGCACGGCGGCCGCGCTCCTCACGCTCTCGTGGCTGCCGCTGCTGGCCGGCGAGTCCTCGCTGCTGTGGCTGGCGGTCGGGGTGATCTCGCTGAACATCGCCCAGCAGGCGGGGCTCAACAGCGGTCAAACCGTGATCTACGCGCTCCGCCCGGAGGCCCGCAACCGGATCAACTCCGGATTCATGACGCTGTTCTTCCTGGGCGGTGCGGCCGGAGCCGCCCTGGCTTCGGTGGTCTGGTCGCGGGCCGGCTGGAGCGGCATCTGCCTTCTGGGTGGTTCGCTGGCCGCCGGAAGTCTCGTCCTGTGGGTTCTGGAGCGTGTCCGGATGGCCTCCGCCGCACGTCCCGGGGCCGGCTCCGTCACTCGTTGA
- a CDS encoding cupin, whose protein sequence is MDDLNALADEHLAAARAAAHGRSAHRLLHQEPLRQTVIALASGFALDEHNAPAAASLQVLRGRVRITAASGDVELNAGELQPVPQERHGLLALEDAVVLLTAVNE, encoded by the coding sequence ATGGACGATCTGAATGCCCTCGCCGACGAGCATCTGGCCGCTGCCCGCGCCGCCGCGCACGGCCGCAGCGCCCACCGCCTGCTGCATCAGGAACCCCTGCGCCAGACGGTCATCGCCCTCGCCTCGGGCTTCGCGCTCGACGAGCACAACGCACCCGCCGCGGCCTCCCTCCAGGTGCTCCGCGGCCGGGTGCGCATTACGGCGGCCTCGGGCGATGTGGAGCTGAACGCCGGAGAGCTCCAGCCGGTTCCGCAGGAGCGGCACGGACTGCTGGCGCTGGAGGACGCCGTGGTGCTGCTGACAGCCGTCAACGAGTGA
- the pgm gene encoding phosphoglucomutase (alpha-D-glucose-1,6-bisphosphate-dependent), which yields MPHERAGQPARPEDLTDVARLVTAYYTLHPDPSVPDQRVAFGTSGHRGSSTATAFNEDHIAATSQAISEYRARQGTDGPLFLGADTHALSEPARITAIEVFAANDVTVLIDPADGYTPTPAVSLAVLTHNRGRTSRLADGVVVTPSHNPPGDGGFKYNPPNGGPAGSEATGWIQERANEIIAAGMKDVRRLPYARARAASTTGTYDFLGSYVADLPSVLDLDAIRSAGVRIGADPLGGASVAYWGRIAEQHRIDLTVVNPLTDPTWRFMTLDWDGKIRMDCSSPYAMASLIGRRDRYQIATGNDADADRHGIVTPDAGLMNPNHYLAVAIDYLYTHREQWPAAAGIGKTLVSSGMIDRVAAGLGRELVEVPVGFKWFVDGLVGGSLGFGGEESAGASFLRRDGSVWTTDKDGIIMALLASEILAVTGTSPSEHYAALTGRFGEPAYARIDAPADREQKAVLGRLSPAQVTADTLAGEPVTAVLTQAPGNGAPIGGIKVTTENAWFAARPSGTEDVYKIYAESFLGSDHLGRVQEEAKAVVSAALDV from the coding sequence ATGCCGCACGAACGAGCTGGACAGCCGGCCCGGCCGGAGGATCTCACCGATGTGGCCCGGCTGGTGACCGCGTATTACACGCTGCACCCGGATCCGTCCGTGCCGGACCAGCGGGTGGCGTTCGGTACCTCCGGCCATCGCGGGTCGTCCACGGCCACCGCGTTCAACGAGGACCACATCGCCGCCACCAGCCAGGCCATCAGCGAGTACCGGGCGCGGCAGGGCACGGACGGGCCGCTCTTCCTCGGCGCCGACACCCACGCCCTGTCGGAACCCGCCAGGATCACGGCCATCGAGGTGTTCGCCGCCAATGACGTGACCGTGCTCATCGACCCGGCCGACGGCTACACCCCGACCCCGGCGGTGTCGCTCGCCGTCCTCACCCACAACCGGGGCCGGACCTCGCGGCTCGCCGACGGTGTGGTGGTCACGCCGTCCCACAACCCGCCCGGCGACGGCGGATTCAAGTACAACCCGCCCAACGGCGGCCCGGCCGGGTCCGAGGCCACCGGCTGGATCCAGGAACGGGCCAACGAGATCATCGCGGCCGGCATGAAGGACGTACGCCGGCTGCCCTACGCCCGCGCTCGGGCGGCGTCGACCACCGGGACGTACGACTTCCTCGGCAGCTACGTCGCCGATCTGCCGTCCGTGCTCGACCTGGACGCGATCCGCTCGGCCGGGGTGCGGATCGGTGCCGATCCGCTGGGCGGCGCGTCGGTCGCGTACTGGGGCCGGATCGCGGAGCAGCACCGGATCGATCTGACCGTGGTCAATCCCCTGACCGACCCCACCTGGCGGTTCATGACGCTGGACTGGGACGGAAAGATCCGGATGGACTGCTCGTCGCCGTACGCCATGGCCTCGCTGATCGGCCGGCGCGACCGGTACCAGATCGCGACCGGGAACGACGCGGACGCCGACCGGCACGGCATCGTGACGCCCGACGCCGGACTGATGAACCCGAACCACTACCTCGCCGTCGCCATCGACTACCTGTACACCCACCGCGAGCAGTGGCCGGCCGCCGCGGGCATCGGCAAGACGCTGGTCTCCTCCGGAATGATCGACCGGGTCGCCGCCGGTCTGGGCCGTGAACTGGTCGAGGTGCCGGTCGGCTTCAAGTGGTTCGTCGACGGACTGGTCGGCGGATCGCTCGGGTTCGGCGGCGAGGAGTCGGCCGGGGCCTCGTTCCTGCGCCGCGACGGATCGGTGTGGACGACCGACAAGGACGGCATCATCATGGCGCTGCTCGCCTCGGAGATCCTCGCGGTGACGGGCACGTCGCCGTCGGAGCACTACGCGGCGCTCACCGGCCGGTTCGGCGAGCCGGCGTACGCCCGGATCGACGCCCCCGCCGACCGGGAGCAGAAGGCGGTGCTCGGGCGCCTGTCCCCCGCGCAGGTCACGGCCGACACCCTGGCCGGTGAACCGGTCACGGCCGTGCTGACACAGGCGCCCGGCAATGGCGCACCCATCGGCGGCATCAAGGTGACCACCGAGAACGCCTGGTTCGCCGCCCGCCCCTCGGGCACGGAGGACGTCTACAAGATCTACGCCGAGTCGTTCCTCGGCAGCGACCATCTCGGTCGCGTGCAGGAGGAGGCCAAGGCCGTCGTCTCCGCGGCCCTCGACGTCTGA